A window from Solanum stenotomum isolate F172 chromosome 7, ASM1918654v1, whole genome shotgun sequence encodes these proteins:
- the LOC125870610 gene encoding uncharacterized protein LOC125870610 gives MVTLCNNQILLSLSLSSSQSATLRELNHLAGFTRRRWKLRSAPQQQYNYSSYSRIKRFQLVSAKNYEAGQSEDAEEIVHKASDDLTGSLEDKTVRTGSSFLAKLAIALGIAATITFLSIGLKQPNQGSNFGIQYLVDGSSSSTISTPAPGFSFKAFGYRVMLPEYAPGWIYFWLLMAAGFGLFISEEALNIWVGISIARMLVLDGTWQSLVNSFSRNAPYITSTILWVYWGVCISDMIPFYLGKLFKQSGASDDVCSKLGIGNQKARDITNAVQKHGNLIGFVERFSLGVRNPTAFLAGALDVSPECFFAGVCCGGLITLPIQLTIGFLLRERPVFAVATVATVVGIWTIFPYAVAASTALFLYLRRQFSG, from the exons ATGGTGACTCTATGTAATAATCAAATATTGCTATCTCTTTCATTATCTTCATCTCAATCTGCAACTCTACGAGAACTTAACCACCTCGCCGGTTTTACTCGTAGACGGTGGAAACTCCGTAGTGCACCGCAGCAGCAGTACAATTACTCTTCATACTCTAG GATCAAAAGATTTCAGCTTGTGAGTGCTAAAAATTATGAAGCCGGACAGTCGGAGGATGCTGAGGAGATAGTGCACAAGGCTTCTGATGACTTAACTGGTAGTCTGGAAGATAAAACTGTTCGCACAGGAAGTTCATTTTTGGCAAAACTGGCAATAGCATTAGGTATAGCTGCTACTATTACATTTCTATCCATAGGCCTTAAGCAGCCTAATCAAGGATCAAATTTTGGAATTCAATATCTGGTTGATGGATCATCATCTTCCACAATTTCTACACCTGCTCCTGGTTTTTCTTTCAAAGCTTTTGGCTATAGAGTCATGCTGCCAGAATATGCTCCAGG ATGGATCTACTTTTGGCTTCTGATGGCAGCTGGTTTTGGACTTTTTATCAGTGAGGAGGCTTTGAATATATGG GTTGGAATCTCTATAGCACGGATGCTTGTTCTAGATGGGACGTGGCAATCACTAGTGAACTCCTTTTCCAGGAATGCTCCATATATAACATCCACTATTCTTTGGGTGTACTG GGGTGTTTGCATCAGCGATATGATACCTTTTTACCTTGGGAAGCTTTTTAAGCAATCTGGTGCATCCGATGATGTTTGCTCAAAG TTAGGGATCGGGAATCAGAAGGCAAGAGATATTACAAATGCTGTACAAAAACATGGGAATCTCATTGGTTTTG TGGAACGGTTTTCTCTTGGAGTAAGAAATCCCACTGCTTTCCTTGCAGGGGCTCTG GATGTATCACCAGAGTGTTTCTTTGCTGGTGTCTGTTGTGGCGGCTTGATAACTCTTCCAATTCAG TTGACAATTGGATTTTTACTAAGAGAGCGTCCAGTATTTGCCGTTGCAACAGTTGCTACTGTAGTG GGAATCTGGACTATATTCCCCTATGCAGTGGCTGCTTCTACAGCATTATTCCTATATCTACGGCGCCAGTTTTCTGGTTAG